gtacagcacagcacagcacagcacagcacagcacagcacagcacagcacagaacagcacaacacaacacagcacaacacagcacagcacagcacagcacagcacagcacagcacagcacgacacgacacaacacaacacagcacaacacagcacagtgcaacacaacacaacacaacacaacacaacacaacacaacacaacacaacacaacacagcacagcacagcacaggacagcacaaagcagcacagcacagaacagcacaacacaacacaagacagcacagcacaagacagcacagcacaacgcagcgcagcacagcacaacacaacacaacacagcacagcacaacacagagcagcacagcacagcacagcacagcacagcaccatacagcacagcgcagcacagcacagcacagcaccgcacagcgcagcgcagcacaatacagcgcagtgcagcacagcacagcacagcactgcactgcacttcacagcaccgcacagcacaacacaatgcagcacaacacaacaaaacacaatgcagtgcggcacagcacaacacaacaaaacacaacacagcacagcacagcacaacacaacaaaacacagaccagcatagcacggcacagcacaatgcagcagcagcagcagcagcagcagcagcagcagcagcagcacccccccccccccccaacacacaatgtaatgggatcCACACCTCTGGGCTCCCCCTACTCtctgggcaactgacccctttgtcaccccctgcAGACTTCcctgcagaactgcacagcttgccttttttgtttgttattcaaaaaagggtcaaaggtcattCAATGCCATTCATGCTAATTGTATTCCCGTTGCATTTGACATCCTAACAAACAATACGAGTCAATCAGAATAAATACACTGATGCCATTGGCTTGAGCAGACAAGCAGTGCATTCATTCAaaagcctttttctttttttaagcccCTTTTCTTCATTGAATGAAAAACAAAGCACTGTGCCTTTAAATGAGACAGTGAGCTAACAGTGATGCAATAGCACTATCAGCCAATGGGCTGTGAGGATGcgcttcctcctccaccctcctctgagacgtctctcctctctctccctctctctcatctctctcctctctctctctctctctctctctctctctctccctctctctctctctctctcctctctcctctctcatctctctctctctcctccgcctcccAATATGGTTGATGATGCTGCTGAGGCTACTGGGGAGGATACAGGGTGTGATGGCTGATGCTgagctagggtggccatcggtccgtttttacgacctgttcacgacatccgtgtgtccctctctttgtctttcctttcctcctagccttttgcttatggcctcgagatgcgaggcaacgtcattgacgcaaactagaccttgacagtcggtcgcgtttccgatatctgcgactgccatgttactccagatataaccccagacttcgtacagcgaattaactgtattgctgtcgccttatgtcggggaaatctccgtgcaatagccctatatgaagttcactgttctgactgtatgaaagttaaataaggtaaatatattattgtctgtctgtttcctattttttcctgcactggtggcaacgcatagtgcaacaaagtttgtccgctaaatgcctttacaacgttACGAGGGttatcacaactttacaaacagggcaaagaaacgtctttctgcacgggcgctgtctgtattttgagctcgtgttgttggttatccagcgtctgcatgaaaaaaaaaggttgacagaagcggtttgcctcccttaaaacaccgctgataaacagacttctgaccaactttgagtaaagtaaatcaaattaattgttggctatcaggcctacgaatgcatgactacccaaaatgcatagcctaaaaaaaaaaaaagaaatagcctacacagacaacaacggaaggatttgtctaacctgccgtctctgatacaatattaagttagtggtagcctactgatgactcctgtATCGGGGTGAGGTAATGACATGCGAAaatcctttccccccaaaatattgttttacaagtaggcctaaaactgttgttggcagctgagttagtcgaggtaagatggcagcgctgttccctgatttctgcctacagtttagaatgccaacttcactgttttctccacggaggcggggattcggcaagtcgaagcaatgggtgcgcgcgaggacgctaggttagaaagttaaggggcggggttgtccggccgaaatccggacagctggtcaccctagagctgagcagagctgaggagGTTGGTaccgtactgtagcctactgtcttATGCATCCTGACATCATCTTTCTGTGTCACTATTATGGGGAATCTGTTTCATGTCCCTGCTCTGTTAGCTATTGACTAGATAGCCTATATAGAATATATTACAACCCAGATGATTACCAATgtgggctgtctgtgtgtgtagctttaGCTATATAGGGAGATTTCTTCCACTGTTGGTTTcagttctttatttattattatgtatttctttctttctctgtgtcactAATATAGGGGATCTGTTTCATGTCTCTGCTCTGTTAGCGAGACTAGATACTATATAGCTGATATTACAACCCAGATGATTACCAATGTGGGCTGTCTATGCATTTACCTTCAGCTACATAGAGAGAGAGTACTGGTATATTTTTCCATTGTTGGTTTCAGTTCTTTATTTACACAAGAACGGGAATTGAGAAAAAAACATTTAGTTTTGTTTTCTCCTGTATGTGATTGAATTTAGGCTTTGATGGTCATGACAGGAAATGTGCAGTTCCtattgtgtacgtgtgtatctgcgagtcacatgtgtggtgtggtggtcatGCTGAAGCTCCTCTTGTCTTATCACCATATTGACTCATGACTCAGATACATTGGCACAAGTATTCCCTGACCTGCTATGACTCACATATGAAGTATATACTACAATACTCCCTAACCTGGCTTGACTCACATGTGACCTTATGTATTCAAGTATATACTGTAAGTAacttatattaggcctatatttgacCCTATAGCTTATGCCTTTTCTTGCCTTCTTTTTTAATCAACCACATTCTATTTATTTCATATTGctatttcatttaattttatttatctttcttttcttttcttttcttttaagggGGGGCGGGGTATTATTGTGACAGGAGGACAGTACAGGGTGACAggagtgagtagagagagagagacgggcgagGGTTCACCAAATGACCAATTCCGGACTcgaactcgaacccgggtcgccggtgtagcagcccagtgcccaacTGATAGGGCCACGGCTTGACCAtaacgaccaagtcttaatcggttaacTTAGACtctccttgcattgtcatagcaatgttgttatgatgtacaattatcaggggcagccgtggcctagtggttagggagttgctcTTTCAATCTAgtggttgcgggttcgaatcccccctgacctctccctacatctccatccatggctgaagtgcccttgagcaaggcacctaaccccacattgctccagggactgtaaccaataccctgaaaaataatagttgtaagtcgctttgaacaacaatgaaagcgtcagctaagtgaaatgttatGATGTACAAAGTAGTTGAGTGTTGAGCAAAGAGTGAATACGCccgtcgatgggcccatctgcagcaagACGCAGTGTTCTAGTctacgtattattattattattattattattattattattattctagtctacgtagaatgcaggtatatgtTGTATACCCACCAGAAAAAGGTCAGGGATTGgggtatacccacctaaaatgtgattgattcaatatttagaatagcacagccaTGTTTAATCAATAGTGAATCATCATGGAAGCCTTGAAATTTAACAACATGATGATAAGATCACAATCAGAATTCTCTCAGATGTTAACAATGCCTCCCTCTAGCCTGGGCGataagccgactgttgactccatcaatcagtctggcaaaagccatgaggaatgcgtctccgtggacgatgggaggtggtctgatcttactctatcattgaaattaattgaagttccaaactcaaattaaaacccattattgtgctttattggcatgcctgttacgttatagcgtcgcaaaagcatacaaataacaaaacaaaagtgtgaatatagttaccttaaccaatcagtaacggagctcgcgggtgagttctacgtccccactctcaactgtttgctgattggcgaaacactgagagaaccgaagctcgaggcttttgccagacgatgtgcggagccaaaatctttgggtggagtacacaggatgccgtcgccaggctagcctccctctgcctctggaaaaactccctcctctcctgcccctagtttgggaacctatGCTGcccaaatacacagtatacccaccacaaaaaagcagaCTACACTACGGGCAAGAGGCTACTTAACCACTCTTGTGGTTGAGCTAAATTATTGCCAGGGAAATACACCAGTGTCTGTCAACGTTTATTGTATAGGAATTAAAGTGAAACAAATAATTTTGAGACACTTCTTAGCCGTCTTCACAGATAAGAATTAACAACAAATGCCTGGTGGAGAACTCTTTCATCTCCTCCCTGTAAGCAGTTACATAAACTGGGAATTAGGATAGGAAGTGAAAGTGTCTGGTTGTGTCACCTGGTCTTTGCCACAGATTGATATATCCTAGGAAGCCGAAGTGCAATACAGCTGTATGAATATAGAAACTGACACACGCATCTTTTACTATTTCAAGCTGCTGtggtgtactgtagcctacttcccTTTGGGGCGGGACAAAAATACCAGAGAGACTGACATGATATCAGAGATGACATGACAACGTCCTTGGCTGCCGCAGGCCTCAAACGCATAATAGGCTTTTAACTTTTTAAAGCTGGTTTGTGgatgtgataaaaaaaaagacaacgagATGCATCTCACAAATGGCCTGATGTGCTTTTGTTTCCTGTAGGCCTCAATAGAATTCTGCTAGAATTCTAGAACCCCAGCCAGAACCCCAGGTGTTGGACATGCCTTGCCATTGGACATGTGGAGGTCTACTGTGAGGGGGCTCCCTGATAGCCACATCCCTGTCTTGGGGAGCTACCCAGGGCTGCAGGATAACCCAGAAGACTATGAGGCAGCCTTCAACTACTACAAGAAGGGAGTCGATCTGCTACTGAACGCAATACAAGGTATTGGCACGTGTAGCATCACggttatttaatttatttcattGCAAAATACTCTTTACtctttacaaaatacatttttcccATCGCTAACAATAACGAGCTATTTTTGttgtagtattattattaataatgccTTTGTATGTGTATTCATTTGAGACTGGCCTTGCCTACGTGATGGATTTACCTTTATTGGGCATGTTACAGATGTCTGTATGAAATTCAGTTTTTCTCTCCATTTGCAGAGGCCTACCCTGGGGCTTCCTGTAGCGTCACCTGTAGCCCTGCTACACATCTGGGCAACCCTGCTCACCTGGGCAGTCCTGCACACCTGGGCAGCCCTGCTACACACCTGGGCAGTCCTGCACACCTGGGCAGTCCTGCACacctgggcagccatggccaagCGTGACTACCTGGTGGATGCGGCCAGGCAGATCCGCATGGCACTGGACCGGGAGGTCAGTGAGGACTATGAGGCTGCCTTCAACTACTACAAGAAGGGAGTCGACCTGCTACTGAACGGAATACAAGGTTAGCACATACATGATCATGTTTATATAATTTCATTACAAAATACTCTTTACTCTTTACAACATGCAtttgtaaacctgctaatagatttaTCTGTAGACATCATTTAGTTTACGtaaggaaatgaggactccaggctcttctagatCAATGCTTcctaacctttttcttcagggacccatatttttaccactgTACCTTTTGGTGACCCAAGCATGCGAGCACTCGTTCAAGAggaagtcacatgatactctgtttcctgcttAAACTCATTTgagttatcattttattctttAATTGGTCTTCAGTCAactatagaataaatgtttaatgtagcacttacattttgttgtgtctatgcatattagtttaaatgttttgccatttattcaacatgggctatatatgatattaaaaataaaccccttaaaatcaaaagggcttcgcgaccccctgtggatctttggcgacccataggttgggtcccgacccataggttgggaaccactgttctagatgatttacctctaccacagggttaatttaacctggtttactactgaaccagcttagTATAACCCCCAAGATTTCCTACACCATgggtggggaacttatgtctcgAGGCCGCCTTATCCGGAcacgatatcattttaatgttgtgcagtttcagatGAAATATGTTTTGTTAAGCAACAGCACAAATTacgtttgcaatacaattgagataatgttttcaggggacctggtgAAATTGGGGTTGGTTGAAAatggtggccgccttcaatataggcctcctggtttgtgttcatagtacagcccttgacagactttataaaatttgaagtggcccctggcttgaaaaaggttccccaccccacaTCGTAGTATGTCAACCTCTTGTTTCtgagagagtccttgtgcacaagccctcagcaattcaggtgcaggtgtgaggcaggagaaggtgaacaatgaacaaaattcaaaagaaaaagaacagtaagcagtgggctgtgtcttttgaattttgttcataagTCAACCTCTTGTTGGTGTTTGCAGTGGACCCCAACATGGAGCGTCGGGAAGCGGTGAAGAGGAAGACCACCCAGTACCTGAAGAGAGCCGAGGACATCTTCCTCTCACACCTACAAAACAACATGGAGAAGGAAGGCTCACAGATGATCGTAAGAGTAACTGCTTTATACTGAAACTACTGATAGTAATGTTCTGGTACTACTGGTACCTCTGCCACAGCAGTGATACTTATCTAATGATTAGGATAAACTGTTCTTGATTAAAGTGAATAAACCTTCACTTGCCAAtaggatgcatgcatgcatgcaagttttATTAGGGTTTATTAGAAAATAAGTTATCTTCTACACACCGCGCttttccgtcttgttggtgcgtctctgaagtaatcaagtgaTTAGGAAAAGGagcgcactcagttttttcttctttcttgttcttttctttttatttaaacattgcgaGTCCCCTACTTTATTAGAAAATAAGCCATGGCGTTTTGCGAAGCAAGAAAGAAATGTTTGGCTTATGTTATACTACGTAATAAAAACAGATACAAGCTCAGAACACTCATACTGTGTGGAATGTTGTCCAGGGTTCCAGCAGCCTAAGGTTCCGACCAATCAGACGGCTGAACGCGCTAGTGGAGGATCTGAAGATGTACAAGGTCATCGACATTGGAGATAAGGTTTGCATTATATTTAATTATAACAATTTCATTGGGTGATCTGGTTGGTCAATTATTGTGTTGACACATAATTACATTACCAAGGCACCAGTTCATGTCGTATAACACTTTCAACAAAAGCAAAGCACAGCAGGTTTGAATCACAGGAAGAATGACATACATGTAGGTCTGAACCTGAATAAAATGAGTGATGTTGTTCCTGACGCCTGTCTCTTTTACAGGTTCTTACTGTTGAGAGTATCATCTGCAAGGACACATTTGTTATAAAGGTAATTCTGAAAACTTGTGTATTCACATGCGTGCAAATTCTCTTATGAGATATGTATGGCTTGATTAGCACTGCAATCATCATCAGCATTGTCATAatttcattttcatcatcataatcatcaacatcaacattaATCATCATTCATCATAgtcaatcctcctcctcctcctcctcctcctcctcctcctcctcctcctcctcctcgtcctcctcctcctcctcctcctcctcatcatcatcatcatcatcatcatcatccatcacAGTTATAACAAAGCATCATTTTCGGCTTTTTAGACCGTTATTACGACggaacagtgtgagaggagacaggaagagagaggcggggcagggctgggacatgacacaggccagactcgaaccagagatactctagagagagagataagtcattctggttaatttctggtatccactttctgtccggtgaacgcccctttaggagaccttcggttaggagaccttcggagtcctgaggttgagaataaatggagtccccttagcgctgtagatggcggtagcgcacttctcctgcaaacacctcaaaaatacaaGAAGAAgcaggggacaacgcccccttaggagacccaacttgagcacacacttttgcatcgGGTGGgtgggtttcgaagcctctttattactccaccctctttgctcGAACCtttgtccccatgggcatgcaagcccataatgccgttatgatgatgatgacgattttTAATGCCGCTAAAGCTGCACTATCATtgtatttttttgaaaatgtattcatgaTTTTATTTAGACAATTGGTAACATCTCATTTTTATTTGATATCTTCCTTAAATCACCCTTCTCTCTGGTCCTGTcctatgtttgtatgtgtttcgTCTATTTTTGCGCACGTTGATTGTTGTGTAATGTTGcctgctgcaacacatgaattttccccattgtgggataataaaggacacacttacttacttacatgcCTCCCTCTCTGCCCTTGTCTTTAGAGCCTTCCTAAGACCAGTGGAAACACCCAATCCCGGCCCACCATCATCCCTCAGGAAGTTCCTTATATGGTCAAGCTGCTGAGGTACTACGTCAGCGAGGATTCCATTTACCTGCATCTGGAACATGTGACAGGTGAGTCAGAATTCCATTTACCTGCAGCTAGATTCTAGAACACGTGACAGGTGTCTAATGAATTCTATTAACCTGCATCTAGAACATGTGACAGGTAAGTGAATATTCAATTTACCTGCATCTAGAACATGCTACAGTAGGCTAGGCTAATAAGCAACAGCCGCTGTTCACATGCTGGGCTACTTGGCGCTATTCCGatatgccgctattcctacattgATGTTTATTGTCGGAATACCGTCGCGAGATATGCCacttctgtggtttgtgctacgttgctcagcttttatcagtttagggagagtgcatgcagttaccctgaccctaacccttgCCCCCCACATGCTGTACCGTAGTTATACATGCATGCAATTCTTTTAGGACTTTCTGTATCTTCACAGGACTAACTAATGTGTCCTGTTCACTGTCCCGTGTAGGAGGGAAGCTATTCTCAAAGCTGCACAACCTCAGGGGGCAGGCGTCGAGGAGGGATCGTCCCGAGAGCTTCAGCACGGGCCACCATCACCAGAAGAGCTGCACGCTGTCGTCATCCACTCAGAGGAGACCGCCTGGGCAGCACGTAGAGGGACTACAGAGTGCATCAGGTCTACgcagcaccaacacacacgcaaccaAGCACACAGAGAGGGAGCACACAGCCCCAGCCGCAGCCTCGGCCTCAGAGGGGGACCACCCAAccccggccccagccccagcccctgagCGAGACCATCGGGCCCCAGCCCCGGCCTCCTGGCACGAAGCGCAGCGTCAGATGGAGAGCTGCCGGACTCACTCCTACTGTGAGGAGACGGGCTGCCTACAGCAGCACTCCAAACTCATACAGGAGACGCTGATCAAACAAGCCAGGATGGAGGCATCCCAGCATGCAACAGCCGCTGCCGCGCCTCATAGTAACAACCACAGCAACACTCATGGGGCATCCCAGCAGCAGCATCCAATAACAACTACATCATCTTGTAACATTCCATCACAGCATGC
This is a stretch of genomic DNA from Engraulis encrasicolus isolate BLACKSEA-1 chromosome 19, IST_EnEncr_1.0, whole genome shotgun sequence. It encodes these proteins:
- the rps6kl1 gene encoding ribosomal protein S6 kinase-like 1, producing MAKRDYLVDAARQIRMALDREVSEDYEAAFNYYKKGVDLLLNGIQVDPNMERREAVKRKTTQYLKRAEDIFLSHLQNNMEKEGSQMIGSSSLRFRPIRRLNALVEDLKMYKVIDIGDKVLTVESIICKDTFVIKSLPKTSGNTQSRPTIIPQEVPYMVKLLRYYVSEDSIYLHLEHVTGGKLFSKLHNLRGQASRRDRPESFSTGHHHQKSCTLSSSTQRRPPGQHVEGLQSASGLRSTNTHATKHTEREHTAPAAASASEGDHPTPAPAPAPERDHRAPAPASWHEAQRQMESCRTHSYCEETGCLQQHSKLIQETLIKQARMEASQHATAAAAPHSNNHSNTHGASQQQHPITTTSSCNIPSQHATATASVHSNHNNTHGTFQQHPTTTSSCCGSKYYELGTKRSALSIRGVGQLHTGDFTGQVLPGTRCGDARDSLQNTVEREETQGHLGSLQKEEPQRRHSRESESESSLRSPPPPPSSSGLARVDTQGHGYGTPPEPSVGEQTTIEGHGSLPLHHSLQDGCSVQTSRGGAQHGHWGLPEEEVQAWGAQILMALESLHQQGVICCDLNPNNILLSDDGAVCLTFFGQWGEVEPRICTKAMEQMYCAPEVGGLGRVNEAADWWSLGALLFELLTGMPLWQCHPTGVTSHTQLHVPEHLSTAAASLLTELLQLDAGYRLGSGGGGVSDIKCHPFFHSVEWADLES